The proteins below come from a single Carnobacterium divergens DSM 20623 genomic window:
- a CDS encoding MarR family winged helix-turn-helix transcriptional regulator: protein MNQEAINFDKNLALFYFAYRAFSKTADDLVENYGISKVHRRILFFVARMPGLTVNELLTVLDISKQALNKPMQELLQKEWLVTKPNEADKRSKRIYLTAQGKNIDAQISEAQKEKMKTIFQQTGDPTGEAWTNVMTEYAKETGTDFIERIT, encoded by the coding sequence ATGAATCAAGAAGCAATTAACTTTGATAAAAATCTTGCTTTGTTTTATTTTGCGTATCGCGCTTTTAGCAAAACGGCAGATGATTTAGTAGAAAACTACGGCATTAGTAAAGTTCACCGTCGCATTCTATTTTTTGTAGCTCGGATGCCAGGTTTAACAGTCAATGAATTGTTGACTGTATTAGATATTTCAAAACAGGCATTAAACAAGCCTATGCAAGAACTTTTACAAAAAGAGTGGCTTGTAACGAAGCCTAATGAAGCCGATAAACGAAGTAAGCGAATTTATTTAACCGCGCAAGGAAAGAACATCGACGCTCAAATAAGTGAGGCTCAAAAAGAAAAAATGAAAACCATCTTTCAACAAACAGGCGATCCGACAGGTGAGGCTTGGACGAACGTAATGACTGAATATGCTAAGGAAACAGGTACAGATTTTATTGAACGAATTACTTAA
- a CDS encoding ROK family protein, which produces MALLVVDIGGSAVKYAVWDQNELKEKDEFPTPLTRGSFFDLLNEAKDKLANTYSFDGVAISTPGDVDEEAGLIRGTSAVPFLHLIPIKESLSEALGLPVSMENDANCAAIAEMKEGIGKGYTHPLFVIIGTGVGIAIVENGEVLRKQELKLDELDKTIAQQLAALKTPKASPVSLGKRVALKKFQMPSSIEGKEVFDLAKEGDEVAVNELQAMYDSLAQIMVTLNSAFEPEFIGIGGGVSNNDEFVPGIEKAMEKLVSEDTELLGWFQRLFKKESSQVGAAIPTLKVCEFKNDANLLGAVIHYQEMNPAEK; this is translated from the coding sequence ATGGCTCTTTTAGTAGTAGATATTGGCGGTTCAGCCGTAAAATACGCCGTTTGGGATCAAAATGAATTAAAAGAAAAAGATGAATTTCCCACACCGTTAACGCGAGGTAGTTTTTTTGATTTATTAAATGAAGCAAAAGATAAGCTAGCCAATACCTATTCTTTTGATGGTGTGGCTATCAGCACACCAGGTGATGTAGATGAAGAGGCGGGATTGATACGTGGAACGAGTGCAGTTCCTTTTCTACATTTAATTCCAATAAAAGAGTCACTTTCAGAGGCACTAGGTTTACCTGTAAGTATGGAAAATGACGCCAATTGTGCGGCAATTGCTGAAATGAAAGAAGGAATTGGCAAAGGCTATACACATCCACTTTTTGTTATTATTGGAACTGGCGTAGGAATTGCAATTGTTGAAAATGGCGAAGTTCTTCGTAAGCAAGAGCTTAAATTAGATGAGCTAGATAAAACCATCGCCCAACAGCTAGCAGCTCTTAAAACACCAAAAGCATCACCAGTTAGCTTAGGAAAAAGGGTCGCATTAAAGAAATTCCAAATGCCTTCTTCAATTGAAGGAAAGGAAGTTTTTGATTTAGCCAAAGAAGGCGATGAGGTAGCTGTCAATGAACTTCAAGCAATGTATGATAGCTTGGCTCAAATTATGGTGACTTTAAATAGTGCCTTTGAACCGGAATTTATTGGAATCGGTGGTGGAGTCAGTAACAATGATGAATTTGTGCCAGGAATTGAAAAAGCGATGGAAAAATTGGTTTCAGAAGACACGGAATTACTAGGATGGTTTCAAAGACTATTCAAAAAAGAGTCTTCGCAGGTAGGGGCAGCTATTCCAACTCTTAAAGTATGTGAATTTAAGAATGATGCGAACTTACTAGGAGCTGTAATTCACTATCAAGAAATGAATCCAGCAGAAAAATAA
- a CDS encoding acyl-[acyl-carrier-protein] thioesterase, producing the protein MSGLIYQKEHRVKYYECDATKQISIPMLLNIMLYVSGEQSYKLGVGDAILLEKGLSWIILQNDIHIQRLPEAGETITITTQALSYNKLFTYREFKAFDETGELCVQVHCTFALMDFAARKMARIAEDVVAPYQVEASKKLIRTPKPEKVDLEKAATIDYRVRYLDIDANQHVNNSKYLDWFLDSLGLDFIKTHRIKSLNVKYEKEVAYGNMVQSKVSLSTQEDGSIISAHQIVNHDVLSCEASMVWEPLNE; encoded by the coding sequence ATGAGTGGACTAATTTATCAAAAAGAGCATCGAGTTAAATACTATGAGTGTGATGCAACCAAACAAATCAGCATTCCAATGTTGTTAAATATTATGCTCTATGTTTCAGGTGAGCAGAGTTACAAATTAGGCGTAGGAGATGCGATTCTCTTAGAAAAGGGATTATCATGGATTATTTTACAAAATGATATTCACATTCAGCGACTGCCTGAAGCAGGGGAAACCATCACGATTACAACACAAGCATTAAGTTACAACAAATTGTTTACCTATCGGGAATTCAAAGCATTTGATGAGACGGGTGAGCTATGTGTTCAAGTTCATTGTACGTTTGCTTTAATGGATTTTGCTGCTAGAAAAATGGCACGAATTGCAGAAGATGTTGTGGCACCTTATCAAGTAGAAGCCTCTAAAAAATTAATTCGAACGCCAAAACCTGAAAAAGTTGATTTAGAAAAAGCTGCAACAATTGATTATCGTGTGCGTTATTTAGATATTGATGCCAATCAACATGTAAATAATTCCAAGTATTTAGATTGGTTTTTAGATTCATTAGGGTTGGATTTTATCAAAACACATCGTATCAAATCATTAAATGTCAAATATGAAAAAGAAGTAGCCTATGGTAATATGGTGCAAAGCAAGGTTAGCCTTAGCACCCAAGAAGATGGCAGCATTATATCCGCACATCAAATCGTAAACCATGACGTTCTTTCATGCGAAGCAAGTATGGTATGGGAACCTCTAAACGAATAA
- a CDS encoding LytTR family DNA-binding domain-containing protein, which yields MNAIISTNPSDQDKWEIIKHTLDSISLSLTVINPKNNRQLLIKLAEIVAIESKNRYCVVQTLTNQHFYLNNRLKNILSTIKSTHFIQINNQTIVNLTYVKHFSTTTNARIEVVLQNDLMYFVNRHYIKIFRRNLSC from the coding sequence ATGAATGCAATCATCTCTACAAATCCATCTGACCAGGATAAATGGGAAATCATTAAACATACTCTCGACTCAATCTCACTATCACTAACCGTTATTAATCCCAAAAATAATCGTCAACTACTTATTAAGTTAGCTGAAATCGTTGCAATTGAATCAAAAAATCGATACTGCGTCGTGCAAACCTTAACTAATCAACATTTTTATTTAAATAATCGATTAAAAAATATTCTCAGTACAATAAAATCAACCCACTTTATTCAAATCAATAATCAAACTATTGTAAATTTAACATATGTAAAGCATTTTTCGACAACTACAAACGCTCGAATTGAAGTTGTACTACAAAATGACCTTATGTATTTTGTAAACAGGCACTACATTAAAATTTTTAGGAGGAACCTGTCATGTTAA